A portion of the Corynebacterium ammoniagenes DSM 20306 genome contains these proteins:
- a CDS encoding YwiC-like family protein — protein sequence MSGAVTSTTENQAKVSATRPPRSTSRTTPRMASRTKASKPKSRRSQGWMPNQHGAWFMLFIPPVVGMILEPSLSAVPLLLTWWAGYFTYFAVTIWVKGRLRQKHLPPVLTYGAITAVAGIAALITQWQLLSWLPLFLPVIAVAIYETIKRRERSVLSGWSTVLAASLMLPAVVSVASTGTPAAISADIWWATAWFAAYFGGSIYYVKTLIRDFGKRGRFLQSVGFHAALFVGTAALTIAQPHTWSVAVVGALLAARSYAIPRFAQRRSKRIAPKYVGMVDGLVTVFVVVAAFAAFGS from the coding sequence ATGTCGGGCGCGGTAACTTCCACCACTGAGAATCAAGCGAAGGTTTCCGCCACTCGCCCACCGCGTTCCACATCGCGCACCACCCCCCGCATGGCGTCTCGCACGAAGGCGAGCAAGCCGAAGTCGCGGCGCTCGCAGGGATGGATGCCCAATCAGCACGGCGCGTGGTTCATGCTGTTTATCCCGCCGGTGGTGGGAATGATCCTGGAGCCATCGTTAAGCGCTGTGCCACTACTGCTGACCTGGTGGGCGGGTTATTTCACCTATTTCGCAGTCACTATTTGGGTCAAAGGACGCCTGCGTCAAAAGCACCTCCCGCCGGTACTCACCTATGGCGCCATCACTGCGGTCGCGGGTATTGCAGCGCTGATTACCCAGTGGCAGCTGCTTAGTTGGCTGCCGCTGTTTCTACCCGTGATTGCGGTGGCTATTTATGAAACCATCAAGCGCCGGGAGCGCTCCGTGCTCTCAGGGTGGTCCACGGTGCTGGCGGCCTCGTTGATGTTGCCGGCGGTGGTCTCGGTGGCATCGACAGGCACCCCGGCGGCGATTAGCGCGGATATCTGGTGGGCCACCGCGTGGTTCGCGGCCTACTTCGGCGGGTCGATCTACTACGTCAAAACCCTGATTCGGGACTTCGGCAAGCGCGGCCGCTTCCTGCAATCGGTGGGCTTTCACGCCGCGCTTTTTGTGGGCACCGCAGCGCTGACAATCGCCCAGCCGCACACGTGGTCGGTCGCGGTCGTCGGTGCGCTCTTGGCTGCGCGCAGCTACGCCATTCCACGCTTTGCGCAGCGACGAAGCAAGCGCATTGCGCCGAAATATGTGGGCATGGTTGACGGGCTGGTCACGGTCTTTGTCGTGGTCGCAGCTTTCGCAGCATTTGGCAGTTAA
- a CDS encoding IclR family transcriptional regulator yields MAENNQGRTLERAFDVIECVSSSSDPLTLTQISKATGLHIATTKRILGTLERRLYLKQAPNGYTLGPQVLPHAHAFLLQDRLALISPPILRDLTAVTSLTSSVFVPSGDQRILISRVEAPNALGYEFPIGQVLSLTLGGGKVLLAHKPAEEQERIIEAADSTPLADQKVQTPETLRADIEQILDTGIFVSASERSHGTVSLTAPIRNGDDTVIASINITGHDGLTNAEDILKHQANVLQAARRISSQMS; encoded by the coding sequence TTGGCTGAAAATAACCAGGGTCGAACGCTTGAACGAGCGTTCGATGTCATTGAATGCGTCTCCTCTTCGAGCGATCCGCTGACGCTTACGCAGATTTCTAAAGCGACCGGCTTGCACATTGCGACGACCAAACGCATTTTGGGAACCCTGGAACGCCGTCTTTATCTCAAACAAGCGCCCAACGGATATACCCTTGGACCGCAAGTACTCCCCCATGCACATGCGTTTCTGCTCCAGGACCGCCTTGCGCTTATTTCCCCGCCAATCCTTCGAGATCTAACGGCAGTCACCTCTTTGACCTCGTCGGTTTTTGTCCCCTCTGGAGACCAGCGAATTCTCATTTCGCGCGTCGAAGCCCCGAACGCATTGGGATATGAGTTTCCGATCGGGCAGGTCCTCTCGCTCACCCTCGGCGGTGGCAAGGTATTGCTCGCACATAAACCTGCCGAAGAGCAAGAGCGCATTATCGAAGCCGCCGATTCGACCCCGTTGGCGGACCAGAAGGTACAGACTCCTGAGACTCTTCGCGCTGATATCGAACAGATTCTGGACACTGGAATTTTCGTCAGTGCTTCAGAGCGCAGCCACGGAACCGTGAGCTTAACTGCGCCGATTCGAAATGGAGATGACACGGTCATTGCATCCATCAACATCACTGGTCATGATGGCCTTACAAACGCCGAGGATATCCTTAAGCATCAAGCAAATGTTCTGCAAGCTGCTCGTCGTATCAGCAGCCAGATGTCTTAA
- a CDS encoding nicotinamidase, with protein sequence MSKALIMVDVQNDFCPGGSLGTERGHDVARGINELITGEHSYDVIVATQDWHIDPGTHFSDEPNFVDTWPVHCTADTEGARMHPDLDLTKIREYFRKGEYTAAYSGFEGHAASDESTLLAQWLKDNGVTEVVVAGIATDHCVLATAKDALKEGFQVSIIADLCAPVDKTRGENALTELEEVGASIIR encoded by the coding sequence ATGTCCAAAGCACTGATTATGGTTGATGTTCAAAATGATTTCTGCCCTGGTGGTTCGTTGGGTACCGAGCGCGGGCATGACGTAGCGCGCGGGATTAATGAGCTAATTACCGGTGAGCATTCCTATGACGTTATTGTCGCGACCCAAGATTGGCATATTGATCCGGGTACGCATTTTTCGGATGAGCCGAACTTTGTCGATACCTGGCCGGTGCACTGCACCGCGGATACAGAGGGAGCGCGGATGCACCCCGATCTGGATTTAACGAAGATCCGGGAGTACTTCCGCAAGGGTGAATACACCGCGGCGTATTCGGGATTTGAGGGTCATGCGGCATCGGATGAATCGACGCTCTTGGCGCAGTGGCTCAAAGATAATGGCGTTACGGAGGTCGTGGTGGCAGGCATTGCCACCGACCATTGTGTGTTGGCCACGGCGAAGGACGCACTCAAGGAAGGGTTTCAAGTCTCCATAATTGCGGATCTGTGTGCGCCGGTGGATAAAACCCGAGGTGAGAATGCTCTCACCGAGCTTGAAGAAGTAGGAGCAAGTATCATACGATAG